The Chitinophaga caeni genome segment TAGCTGCGCCAAGGGAATTTGCCCGCATCTCACAACTTAGGCATAAATTTATTCCACCTCTATTTTCTCGTCGACCTTGGCATCCCGGAAACCCAATGCATCTAAAATTTCATTCCTTTTATTAATGACGCTACTATCTGCTTTGCTCAGCAAGCGTTTTTTATCTGTGAAATAATATTTGTATTTCGCCTTTGTAACATGAATTTTATAATCATCTAAGTTCCCGGAAATATCGACCCCGGTCTTAAAAGGAACCGGCGATTTCAGAACGGTAATATGGTAATCATAACTCATATCCATCCGCTGAATACCTCCCACTGCCAAGCGGTAGCGATCAATTTCCAATAAAGCCGGCAATATCTGCATATGGCTATTTTCAATTACCATTTCAAGGTTCAAATAACCGATCGGGTTCTTTTCCTTGTTTTTAAACATCAAAGTTTTCGCTAGCTCCTTAAAGGTTGGGCCATCTAATACCATCAGATCCTTTGCTTTCAAAGCGGCGATGCCATTTACACTTTTCATCTTGATCTCCATATTCTCATCCAATTGCGCGCTGCCCTTAATCCTGAAATTAACGGTTCCTTCAAATGATTCTGACATCGGTAACAGTGAATCTAATGCAGGCAATACCTTTACCAGGTTCGCCATCTGTATATCGTTCATATTAAAATCGAAGTCCATCAATGCAGAGGAGTCCGACTGTACCGCGTAATTGATATCGGCCAAGATATTAACTGCCAAGGTTTTCATACTTAAATCGTCCAGCTGTATTTTACCTTTGTACATTCCCAGGTTCCCGGTCAGATCATTTATATCCATCACGCCCCATTTTAAGCGCTTTACATCCATATTAAAAGTAAAGTCAATGCCTTTCGGCACTTGAAAGATCGTCTTGGTTTCAGTTTTGACGTAATTGGTATCAACGGTAACTTCCCCTGCTTTGCCGGGTGCCGTGGCAATCTCTTTACTGCCCACCGCGGAGTCGGCCATAAACTGCATCAACTCGTTGGCATCTAGGAACGTAGATTGCAATGCCAACGATGCTTTTGTATCCGTGGTATCGCCCTTCTTTTTGAACAGGTGTTCGATCTTACCGGTCAATGTAAAGTCGGAATGGCCAACCTTCAAACGGGCGCGGTTTAATTCGACAGCATTAGTGTCTAGCGTAATCCGGCTATGCATCATGCGTATCGGCAAAGGGAACTTGGGACTGAATGCGTAAAGGCGGTTGAACACTACTTTACCCCTTGCTTTCCAATGCTTTTGTTGATCCCTAAGTATTTCCAGGTCATATTTGCCTTTCCTGATGCCAACAAATTGTTGCTGTTGCTTTAGCCCCACGCTATCCATTTCAAAAGTACTATGGATAACCGGTTTTGACCGGCGGTTTTTCCGGGTCATATCCACGGAAGCAACCATTGTTCTGGCCAGTGCTTTCAAAGAATCGGGGCCTTGGTATTTCAAGTTTTTCAGGCTGAGATCTGCATGAACCGCGGAAGTGCTGTCAACGGACCTTTTAGCGCCTACGGTAACCTTTAAATCCTGTACTTGCACATGGTGTTCGTTTATATAGTTCAAGTTGAGATCTTTCATTTGAATATGACCTGCCAACTTGCGTTTCGTGCCTTGATCACGTATATTATCAAATTCGAGCTTAGTAAGGATCGTATTTAATTCAAAATGATGCACCAGGTCCCTGATCGATAATTCCTGTAAAGAAGCATTTCCGCTCGCTTGCAGGTTATGGTATTTACCGGCAAGCAATTCCTTCAGGTCAAAGTTAGCCTGCAAGTCCAAATGCGCTTGACCGGCGGTTTGAAGGCTATCATTGACCGGGAACATCCCGTGCACTTTCGTGAAATCGATATCTGCCAATATATTGGTATTGACGTGTGGATTTTGAAGCACATCGGTCACCAAGCCTTTTACATCCAGGTACATACCGCTACCCTTCACCAAGCATTTGTTAATCCGTACATTTGAACTGTCCGGTTGATTGAAATCAATCCTTGCCGTCATATCACTTTCTAAGTGATCAATTTTGCCGGGGAAGTCTTTATATTTTAAAGTGCCGTTTTTAATATGAAACAGCAGGGCGATCTGCGGGAATAAATTTCTACCGTATATGCCTTGCACTTTTGCCGATACATTTACCGTACCCGTTGCATCGACACCATCCTTCTCGATAACCGAAGCCGGCAAAAGCTTCCACAGGTTTTCAAGCGAGTTAATATTTAATGCCAACTGCAAGTCCGTATGGATTTGCCGCCTGGCAGAATCTAACAAAAGCTTCCCTTCCAATTCAAAATCGGTATCATTGATCAACACTTTGCTTTTGGAAATGGTAATGGTATGGTTTGCGGCTTCATAGTTTACTT includes the following:
- a CDS encoding AsmA family protein, which encodes MNKTKKWIKRALWGLLIMVLCLAGIIGFLLNFVLTPGKITPEVTRYINGQVNAKVYCERMELTFFSSFPHFAVQLKNGGILNEDFRKYGSDTLAEFKNCQLSFNVVKLLAKNVVAIQQVEFDQPKIFAVINEKGKANWEILPTDTTTVAAADTSGEGGRFRGYYLRRFAIKDAEVYYKDVATKTIIHVPKYDLVLKAKQNKRGTAFTIDTKSERLTFEHEGIPFVKSVNLALASKVNYEAANHTITISKSKVLINDTDFELEGKLLLDSARRQIHTDLQLALNINSLENLWKLLPASVIEKDGVDATGTVNVSAKVQGIYGRNLFPQIALLFHIKNGTLKYKDFPGKIDHLESDMTARIDFNQPDSSNVRINKCLVKGSGMYLDVKGLVTDVLQNPHVNTNILADIDFTKVHGMFPVNDSLQTAGQAHLDLQANFDLKELLAGKYHNLQASGNASLQELSIRDLVHHFELNTILTKLEFDNIRDQGTKRKLAGHIQMKDLNLNYINEHHVQVQDLKVTVGAKRSVDSTSAVHADLSLKNLKYQGPDSLKALARTMVASVDMTRKNRRSKPVIHSTFEMDSVGLKQQQQFVGIRKGKYDLEILRDQQKHWKARGKVVFNRLYAFSPKFPLPIRMMHSRITLDTNAVELNRARLKVGHSDFTLTGKIEHLFKKKGDTTDTKASLALQSTFLDANELMQFMADSAVGSKEIATAPGKAGEVTVDTNYVKTETKTIFQVPKGIDFTFNMDVKRLKWGVMDINDLTGNLGMYKGKIQLDDLSMKTLAVNILADINYAVQSDSSALMDFDFNMNDIQMANLVKVLPALDSLLPMSESFEGTVNFRIKGSAQLDENMEIKMKSVNGIAALKAKDLMVLDGPTFKELAKTLMFKNKEKNPIGYLNLEMVIENSHMQILPALLEIDRYRLAVGGIQRMDMSYDYHITVLKSPVPFKTGVDISGNLDDYKIHVTKAKYKYYFTDKKRLLSKADSSVINKRNEILDALGFRDAKVDEKIEVE